The genomic interval CAATAATGTATGCGCCTTTGAGTGAGGTTTCGATAAATTTCATGCTTTTCTCCAACAGAAATCTTTGTCTAAGTAGCTAGGCATAGTCAAGTGTCACACCCATTTATATCGGGTGACGGGTTATCGGTAATCGGCTCAAAAGCAAATCGTCATTTTAATTTGATGTAACGATTTTTCTACGTTGTATCGAGAAGTAAATAGGCCATATTGCTGCTTTAATCAATTCTTTGATTAATGCATTCTTGTACTTAAATAACCAAATTCCTAAATGCAAATAGCAATATATTTTCTGGTCTAAACCGATAGGAGTTGTATTGATAGAATTGATATATCCCAATAACACTCTCCCTTGAGGAAAGACTAGTTTACCTTCCTTGAGCGTGGGATCAAGCCAAGTTGCTCGCAAATAAGGATTTGCAAGTGCTTTACTCGCACGTTGCGCATGGTGGCGGTTAAAAAACAAATACTCAGGAATTTCGTAATATTGACCTAGAAGCGCCATTTTAACGAGTAAAACTTTATCTGCTCCAGGGTAGTTACCTAACAAAGGAGTTTTTGCCAAGATATCTCGTCGCATTACTCCAAATAGCTGCAAGCAACGATGAGGTTTAGCAAAGGAATCAATAATAAGATTGCGAAATCGTACATATGATTTTGGTGAGTGCGTCAGCAAAGGGTTTTCATCACAATTGTTCGGTAGAAACTTCTCATTTTCGTCAATGAGTTTAGTTCTGGGATAGCATAAAACAACTGATGGATTTGCCTCTAATACCTGAATACATTTTTCAAGAAAATCAGGAGCACATATGTCATCGTGCGCCGCCCACTTAAAATATTCACCCGTTGCTAATTCAAATACACGGTTAAAGTTGTTGTGTCCTCCAATATTTCGCTCATTTCGAGTATATTTTATTCGCGAATCTTTAGCTGCATAACCTTCACAAATTGCTTGTGTTCTATCCGTTGATGCGTTGTCTGAAATGATGAGTTCAAAATCTGAATAAGTTTGTGCCAAAATTGAGTCTAAGGCTTTTGCTAGCAAGCGATCGCCATTGTAAACAGGTAATCCAATACTAAGACGTGGAGTGTTGCTCATTTTTTTATTGCTAGATTTTTTTGCTAACCTTAAATTGAAGAACAAAAAAGTTGAAAATATAATCTAGATTAAGATGGACGTGAGCTAGTAAGCGTTAGATGCTTGTTATTACTAATAACTCTAAAAACAGCATCGTGCCAAAAGTTAGCAATTTTACGGTAGCCTTGAGCATTGGGATGCAAACCTCTATCTAAATCAAGTGATAGTGATGCTGTTAAGTCTTGAACGCTCAAGCTTCTCATATCTACAAAATGAACTTTTTTGCCTTGAGCAATTTTAGAGGAGACAACACTAGGAATTGCAGCGTTGAAATATATTGCGCGTAAACTACGAATCGCTGGTTTTGCTGCGGGGTGAATTGGTGGAATTGAAGCAACGAGTAATTGAGCCTTAGGACAATGTTGCGTAATTATATCAATTAAAGTGTTAAGGTCTTCAATCATTGTCTTGAGTGAACTTTTGCGTGTATCATTAGTGCCAATCATTAATAAAATTAAATCTGGTTGCGCTGCATCAAACCACTGACTAGCTGAAGCAGAAACTTGCTTCATTGTCCACCCAGGATGACCTTCATGCATTTTATCACTAAGCTCATTAGGACCATCGCATCTTGAACCAACGAACTTAACCGGTAAATCATCCGCAACAAATTTCTGCCATAATTCAGTCCGGTATCCACCACTATCTATATCAGAGATTCCTTTGATTCCATAAGTGATAGAATCGCCAAGAGGCATAATTCTCAAGGGTGATTTATATTCGGGAACAAACGTACATTTTTCTTTTAGCTCTGCGATCGCCCAGTTATTAATATAGGCATCGCTGTAAAGTGTAGTATCAAAGTGAGAGGAAGCATCAACTTTTATTTGATACAATAAAGAACTAAGAGCCTTGTTCTTTAGCTTTCTCTTTAGAGCCAAAGTAACAATAGTAACTTTAATAACATGACTGTAGTACACAAAGAAGATGAGCTTTCTAAAAATAGTGTGTTGTATTAGATTATGAAAGATTTCTTTATTCATAAGATGGTCACTGTTATACAAACACTTAAAACGCAAGAGGAGCATTACTCAAAGTAATACTCCTGTTTTTTTATACGCATCATAAACTGTGACTACAGCTAAAACTAATTTAGGCAATTAGATATTCTAAATGAGATAGTGTCAAATACAAAAAAAACTTTTTAACCATTTCGTAGCTAACGTGAAAAATTGTAAGTTGATAATTAAGTTTTTGCCGTCTGCATTCTACTGCTGAGGTTTGTGATTCTATGGAATAAAACGCAAACAAGTGAGCAATTACTACTCCTATACGCGCAGCAATAATTTTTAACAGATGTACTTCATCTCGATAAAACTGACGTGAGTGAAACGTACCAACATGAAAGACTCCAATCACTTGATTATTAACTATTATTGGTGTCCCTACAATTGACTGCAAGCCTTTGTTGCGGAGAATTGGGCTAATAACTTCTACTTGAGATAGGTCATTGACAATGACTGATTCGCGCTGAGCAGCAACGCTACCAGCAAAGCCGTGACCCATAGGAATTTGAATTTTTGCAATAACTTCTTCTTCCAAACCACAAGCAGCATTGACAGTTAAATACTGTCTATCCTCAGAACAGAGCAAAACTACAGCAGTATCTACACTAAAAACTTGGCGAACGCAATCAAGTAACTGGTAGAGCAAATTTTGCATCAAAGAAGAAGCAGATATAGCTTGCTGACTAGCCTGCGGTGGAAGTAACTGAGCCGCTTCTTCCACTTCAGCTTGGATGAGCATTGCAGTTTTCTCTAGCTCAGCTAAAGCTAATTCTAGCGAATCAGGGAGGCGGCTAGTATTGTTGGTAATGTCTTGTTTTGAGTTCATCGCTTTCAAGAAGGCAATAGAATCTACCTACAAAAAGTCAGGCGATCGCTTCCTGTGTGGATTTTCTAATAAATCAAAGCCCTTTTAAACTCCCCAATAGAGATATTTATGTTTAACTTAATTCTGCCTCAACGTTAGCTTCAGATCGCGCTTTCTCCAAGCAAGCTTGCAAGGTTTCGCTGAGAAGCGAAACATTTGGTTCTTTAAGAATGGTTGAGTGATTGCCAGGTAGATCGTAAGCTTTTAATCCACCACCTGCAAGCTCACCCCAGCCGTATTCGGGGTCTCTTGTGTACCAATCATCCGGAGTAGGCATTCCAGAGGGATAGTAATACCATCCTTTTCCGGGAACTTCTGTTGCACGGAACAGCGTTAACTTACCTGCATAAGGTTGAAATGAATAAGTTCGCATTGCTTTTCTAATACTATAACCGACATATTTTCTATGTAAGTCGTATGGTAGGGAACCTGCTAAACGTAAGTAGGTATTCCAGTAAACGAAGTAGAACTTCCTTTGAAGACTGTAGTAAGCCATTTTTACTGGGTGTTTCAGCCCGAAACGGAAAAAGTTACGCCACTGTCGCGAGAACCACTCTAGTACAGTCACTTTCTTGAAGCAGCCTGGAACAAAAGTATCAAGTAAGCCTACAAACGCAACTTTCTCACCTTTCGCGTGTAACTGCCGTGCCATCTCAAACGCTACCACACCTCCAGAAGAGAAACCTGCCAAGTAATAAGGTCCTTCGGGTTGAACTGCCCGAATTTCTTCAATATAAGCTGCTGCCATATCCTCAATTCGGTTTAAAGGAGTTGTAACTCCATCGACTCCACGTGCTTGCAATCCATAGAATGGTTGATCGGCACCTAGGTATTGAGCTAACTCCTGAAAAGCAAGAACATGAGCACCATTGCCATGCATACAGAATAGAGGTGGTTTAGAGCCACTCGGTTGAATTGGAACTAGCGAGGTAAAAGCTACTGATTCAGTTTCCTCAGCGATTACTCCTGCTAGTTGTTCGAGTGTTGGTGCTTGAATTAAGGTTGCTAAAGACAGCTTTTTGCCAAATCTTTGCTCAATTTGATCGAAAAGGCGCAGCGCCCGTAGTGAGTCTCCTCCTAGGTCAAAATAATTGTCTATAACACTAATCGGCTGAATTTCCAAGACTTGCTCCCAGAGCTTAGCAAGTTGAAGTTCGATCGAATTCCGAGGCGCGATATAAACTTCTGCTTCTGAGTTGGTTGGCTCTAGCTTTGAGTTTAGTTCGGTGGGAGAGACACTCATCGTTTCTTCTAAAGACCTCATTTTTTTCTTCAATTTGACTAGAGACAATTGATGGTTAAAAACCAAAAGCTGATCATTTTAGACCCCAAAATTTATTTGTAGGGCTTTAGCTAATTGCTCATTTTTTTGCTTCGCTGCGTTGGTTCTGATTGAGCTAATTTCGGTGCTTAAACAAGTTACCTAAAGCTTTGAGTACACCTTTATTTAGATTATCTGTAGCTGCTGCTACTGGTGCTGCCGATGCAACAGTAGTCTTCGTAGGAATGCTTCTTGGTTTCACCATGACTTCCTTAGCAGCCTCGTCGCGCAGAACGCGTTTCAAAACTTTTCCTGTAGGATTTTTGGGGATAGAATCAACAAACTTAATTGCTTTAGGAACTTTGTAAGCTGCCATGCGCTCTGAACAGAAAGCAATCATTTGTTTTTCCGTAACAGTTTGCTCTGGTTTGAGGACGATATTGGCTTTGACGATTTCGGTTGTTTCTAAGTTGGGAACGCCGTAAACCGCCACTTCGGCAACTGCTGGATGTTGATAGATGACGTTTTCTACTTCAGTTGGGTAAACCTTGAATCCTGCAACATTAATCATGTCTTTAGAACGATCCACGATGTAGAAATATCCATCCTCGTCTATTTGACCGATATCACCGGTGTAGAACCAACCGTTTTTGATCACTTCTGCGGTTTCAAACGGACGGTTCCAGTAGCCCAGCATGACATTGGGACCTCGAATTGCAATTTCGCCTGGTTCTCCTGGTAGCGCATCTTTCCCATCCGCGTGAACGATTTTCATCTCGACGTTTTCAATCGGTGTGCCAATTGACCCGACTTTGTATTTAAAGTCATTGTTGTAACTAGCACACGGTGAGGTTTCAGTTAATCCGTAGCCTTGATGAATTTCTAGTCCATACTTCTCAAACCACCTTTGGGCAACTTCTACAGGAAGTGGAGCAGCAGCTGAGAAATAGTAGCGAATCGAACTCATGTCATACTTTAACGTCCCCATATTGAGGAGTAGGATATAGACTGTCGGTACGCTAAAGAACATTGTGATTTTTTCAGTAGCAACCGAGTTGAGAATTTTCTCTAAGTCGAAATGACGATGAAGAACAATTGTCGCGCAAGCGTTTAGCCCAGCGTTGAGAACGGCGTTTTGCCCGAAGCAGTGGAATAGAGGTAGGTATAGTAATATGCGATCTTCGGCACTCATCCCGCAACAACGGTTTTGCGAGTAGCTGTTGGAAATAACGTTCCCGTGAGATAGCGTCGCGCCTTTAGGAAAGCCAGTCGTTCCTGAAGTATAGACGATCGCAACCGGTGCGTGGCGATCCATTTCAATCGCTTTGGCATCAGGTGAAGCACTTGCCATCATTTCGGCTAAGCTGATTCCCTTGTCACTTTCGCCCTCGGCGATCAAGATGTGTTTTAGCTCTGGCAAATCGGCTGCGGGTACATTTTCCACAAGTTCAGCGGTGGTGACAATCGCCTTCGCACCAGAATCGTTGAGAATAAAGCTAACTTCGGTGCTTTTAAGCATGGCATTGAGTGATACCGCAACTGCACCGATCTTGACGATGCCTAAGTAGGCAATAACGAATTCGGGAATATTCGGCAAAAATAAAGCAATGCGATCGCCGCGATGAATGTTGCGATCGCGTAACCCATTGGCGACGCGGTTCGCCAGTAAGTCGAGGTCTTTGTACGGATAAGATCTGCCTTCAAAAATAAGCGCAATCTTATCAGGAAATAAATGATGACCGCGTTCTACGTGTTGGGCAATATTCATCATGACAAGTCCTTATTTCAAGGTAGTTAAGAGATCTTTTACTGCGGCGACAATGACACCTTCCGTCGCGATATCAACGGCAATTTTGGCGATGTGTTCGTCTAGAGGTTGTTCGCGATCGTCCCAGATGTAAGGGCGAGCGGCTGATGGTGGCTGTCCAACGACTTCACGTACAGCTTGATACAGACGTCGTGTTGTGGGTGATAGACACTCACTCGCGTCGTAATGTCCTGCATAAGCATATGTTCTTAAATCAACCGCTTGGACGCCAAACATGAGCGCGATCGCCATATACTGCTGGAAGATCTCAACCGCATTGCGCGTTAAATTCGCAGCGGCAAATCCTTGGCTATTGATATTTTGGTTGTATTGTTCGGCGTGGGTGGGATAGCGATCTGCGATCGAATTGCCGTAGAAGCTCAACAACGGCATAATCGAGTTACCAGTAATTTGCAATCCCTTTAGTCCCATATTGACAATGCGTTCTTTGTTACCGACTAAAGAAGCAGGTAATCCGTTGTTAAATTCTGGCGCGACGAGATAGGCAATTTGCACATCAAGGTGTTTCGCCATCATCCCGATATAGTATCGCAGGTGATCCATCCCCATCCCGATGTACTGACCCAAAAAATTACCGCCGTGATAGCTTGCTTGGTTTTCAACATCAATCAGTGGGTTATCTGTCGCGGAGTTCATTTCGACCTCAATTTGCTGCGCAACTTGCGCTACGCCATCGACAATTGGTCCCATGTATTGTGCCAAGCAGCGTAGCGAGTAACGATCTTGGATAGGGGCTTGACCGCGATACTCGTGCGTACCATCTAACTCTTCACGGATCAAGCGCGAACCAGCTAGCAAATCAAGCATTGTAGAGGCTGCCCATTTTTGCCCTGGATGCGGTTTCAGTTCGTGAATAAAGGGATGGAACGATTGATTTGTACCGTTTAACCCTTGTAAAATCAGCGCGTGCGCCCCCATAGTCAGCGCCATCAGTAGCCGCGTATCGTAGACGCAGTTCGCCGCAATTCCGGTCATTACTGAGGTGCCATTCATCATGGCTAACCCTTCTTTGGCTTGAAGTTGCAACTGCGGTAATCCCAATCGCTCTAGCGCAGTAATCGCATCGATTTCTTCGCCATCAAAGTCAACCTTATAGCGCTCATCTAAACCAATCAAAGCGCCTGTAATGTACGATAGCGGTGTCAAATCGCCACTGGCACCAATCGAACCGTATTCCGGAACGTGCGGTGTCACCCTAGCATTCAAAAACGTTTCCATTCGCTGGACGATCTCGCGGCGGATTCCCGAAGCACCATGCAAGTGTGAATTTACACGCAACAGCATCGCAGCGCGGACATCGGTCAGCGGTAACTTATGTCCTGCACCGACTTTGTGATACCACACGAGGTTATGTTGCAAAAGGTCTGCATACTCGCGCGAAATGACAACATTTGCCATTCCACCGAAACCACTTGTGACACCGTAGATTGGTCTACCTGTAGCGACGGCTTCAGCGATATAGTCACACGATGCTTGAATGCGCTGCTCAACATTGTCTGCTGTACTAATTTGTACCTTAGCTCGATGACGCGCCACACTCACGACTTCGTCGATGGTGAGGTTGCGATCGCCTAATAAAATTGTATCTGCGTTTAAGTTTGTAGACGCTTGTGTTTGTAGGACTGTATTCATTTAGCAATTCCTTGAAAGGTTTTTAAGACAACGAAGTTTAAACACTGGCGAAAGCAGGAATAAGGGGCTGTTGGTCAGCCGTAGCGGGTGGTTGCACCCAACGACTAAAGGTTTTACCGACAACTGCGATATCATGCATCAAATGCTCAAATCTTGCTGGTGTGAGCGACTGCGGACCATCGGATAGCGCCTTAGCTGGATTGGGATGAACTTCAACCATGAGCGAATCGGCTCCCGCCGCGATCGCTGCTAAACACATCGGTGGTACATATTCGGCTTTGCCAGTACCATGGCTGGGGTCTACCATAATTGGCAGGTGTGTAAGCGATCGCAACACAGGTACGACAGCTAAATCAAGTGTGTTACGTGCATACTGGCGATCAAAACTGCGAATTCCGCGCTCGCACAGAATCACATTTGGGTTTCCTGCTGCTAAAATGTACTCTGCTGCCATCAGCCACTCTTCTACTGTCGCTGAGATACCCCGTTTTAATAAAATTGGTTTACCTGTAGTACCAACTTTTTTGAGTAACGAGAAGTTTTGCATATTCCGTGCGCCAACTTGCAACACATCAGCAACTGCGGCAACCTTTTCAATATCAGCAGTATCCATGACTTCGGTAATGATTCCTAATCCCGAAGCTTCCCGCGCTTGTGCAAGTAACCCCAATGCACTTTCACCGTGTCCTTGAAACGCATAAGGTGATGTGCGTGGCTTGTAAGCACCTCCACGCAGAAATTGCGCGCCAGCAGCTTTGACTTGTTGCGCGGTTTCAATAATCATTTGCTCGTTTTCGACTGAACAAGGTCCTGCCACAACTACGATCGGGTGTTCTTGTCCAAATGCAACATTGCCATTCGGTGTCGATACAACTACGGTGCTTGGTCCATGACGAAATTCTTGACTTGCGCGTTTGTAAGGTTTGTCAACTCGGACAACTTGTTCGATAAAAGGACTTATTTGTTGAATGTGTTCTACATTAAGAGCCGCTGTATCTCCGAGTAAACCAAGCACAACTTTGTGTTGACCAATACTTTTTTCGGCAATCACGTTCTGCTTATGGATCTCTTGACAAATTCGTTCTATTTCTTCCTTGGGAGTTCCAGCTTTCAAAACTACAATCATTAATTAAATTTCTCCTTTAATACTTCACCATAATGAGTTGATAACTTTTATCCTTTTTCTACTCTTTGATTAGTCCTAAAGACTACGTTTAAAAACGCAATCATTTGTTTACTAAAGCTACTTTTAAAAAAGCATGGCAAATAACTTGACACATGAAAAAATGAAATACCTAGCTTTGACTAGCTAACGCTAATATTTAGCAAAAAGATAGTAGAAAAAACAATTTTTTCTATTTCTTAAACTGTGTATAATCTCAAAAATAACTATGTTGTATAAAGCTGTTGTAATGTAAAGCGACAAGAATTCTATAAATTGTAGCTATTAAAGTGCACTCTTGGTGTCTTCTTTAAAAGACTACAGCAAACTACTACTGACATTAATATTTAGCTAATAAAAACCCTTTTTAGGCTGTTAATCAATAATTATCGAAGCACAGCAACAGCTTTATTTTTGTATTGTTTCTGACAAATTATTAATCAGATACATAAGAACATCACGCAGCTAAAGCTACCAAGTAAAGAGGTGATTCTTAAAAAAGTTTTCTACTTTTTTTAAAAGAATTGGCGAGTCAAATTTCTGATCGCCATGTCCTGCACCTTTAACAATCTCTAAACTAGCTTCTACACCAACTTTTGTTAGCGCATCAAAGAGCAACTGGCTTTGATTAAGTGGTACTAATAAATCATTTTCTCCATGAATGATGAAAAAGGGAGGATTTGTTGGATTTATATAAGTAATAGGATTAGCTTTTGCTGCTTTTTCTGGATTCGCTTCTATGACTCCACCAATTAGAGCAGCTTCAGGTGAAGCCTCACTAGTAAAATCAACTTTTCTAGGAAAGTCATTAATTTTTAAAAAATCTGTAGGACCATACCAATCACAAACAGCTTGGACACTGCTAGAGTACTCTTCCCAACCGCCATGACCTTCTAACTCTGGAATATCTTGCGTAGTTCCCACAAGCGCTGCGAGATGTCCACCCGCAGAAACACCCCAGACACCAACGCGTTGAGGATCGAGATGAAACTGTTGCGCGTGAGCGCGTAAGAAACGGATAGCACATTTACAATCTTCAATTTGAGCTGGGAAGATCGCTTCGTGGCTTAAACGATACTCGATAGTGGCACAAAAAAAGCCTTGACGAGCAAAAGCAACTAATCGCTTGAGTCCTTGTTCTTTATTCCCTTCGCGCCAAGCACCACCATGAATCCAAACGATTACAGGCATTGGTTGCTTTGGTAGTTTGGTAGGATGCAAAATATCCATTTTTAATTGATATTCTTGACCGCGAGTAAATTCAACATTTCGCAGATGAACAATACCTCTAGGTATATTTAACCAACGCCTAATTAGCTGCTGTTTGATACGCCAAAAGTTTATAAAAACGAGAAATATCATTGCTTAGGCTGTAATGTTTTCACTTTGAGCCTGCAAAGCTCAAGCGCGCTATCAAGTAAAGCTGAAATAGACTGAGTTTGCTCTCAGTCGTGTCAGGTATTTAAATTGAATAAAATTTACATTGAATTGAGTGCATTCACGCTTTAGACACACTTATCCTGTATTCCAGGGCAGCTAAAGTTCACTCATGGCATCTTCTTTAACTGCCCATAGCGCTGTACAAGCGCTAGAAGCTTGTCTTGTCATACAATAGCAGGTTTACCAAATTTTAGGAAGGTCTAGATTAAGATACGTGACTCATTTTATGCTGAAGTTGATGGTATTTCCACAGCTTGCCGCGTTGACTGAGTAGCTCTTGGTAGCCACCTTGTTCAATAATTCGTCCTCCCTCCAGAACAACGACTTTATTCGCACGGACAATTGTCGAGAGTCGGTGCGCGATCGCAATTACAGTCCGACCGACAGCCAGTTTTTCTAAGGACTCTTGAATCAAGCGTTCTGAGACAGAATCTAACGCGCTTGTCGCCTCATCAAGGATGAGAATTTCTGGATTCCGCAACAATGCACGTGCGATCGCAATTCGTTGTCTTTGTCCTCCTGATAACCGGACACCGCGATCGCCTAACTGAGTATCAAAGCCTTGTGGTAGATCTTGAATAAAGTCTAAAGCGTTTGCTAAGCGTGCAGCTTCGCAAATTTCCTCTTCGCTTGCATCTTCCAACGCATAAGCGATATTATTACGTACCGAAGTATTAAATATAAATGTATCTTGACTAACGACTGCTAATTTACGCCGCAGCGAGTTAATCTCAAATTCGCGTAAATCAACTCCATCGATGAGAATTTGACCGGCGGTTGGATCATAAAATCGCGGAATTAAGTCAGCGAGGGTCGATTTACCAGCGCCCGAAGACCCTACAAAAGCTGTCATCTCACCTTTTTTTATCGAAAGAGAAATGTTGTGCAAAACAGGTTCGTTCGGGTCATAACTAAAATCGACGGCTACATACTCAATAGCGCGATTTAAACCTGTAAATTCAACTTTGCCATTACGCGTGTAAGCTTTGTCATCTTTACGCAGCAGTTGTTTAATGTCTCGGAGTGAACCGTGAAAACTACTCATTTGCACTCTGGCCGAATCAATCTGGCGCATAGTTGGCATCATGCGAAACAAGACAAACAAGAAAGTTAACAACGAAGCTAGCTCTAAATAACCTTGTGGAATCAAAGTAGTAACTGCTACTACTAACATCCCAATCAAAATTGTTGTCGCGATTCCTTCCCTTAGCGGTTCTACTAATGCTTGTGCAGAGATAGATTGCAGCGTTGCATTTAGTAAATTACGATTGGCATGATAAAAGCGTTTGCGTTCATAGTCTTGTGCCGCAAAAGCATGAACAGTACGAATTCCATTAACTAATTCGAGTGCAACCGATGTATATCCACCGCTTGCTTTCGATCTGGCAAAACTGGCTTCCCGAATACGTCCTAGTAGTGTTGATATGCCTACTGATAGCAAGCTAAAGAGCATACCTGATACCAAGGTTAGCTCCCAGGAGAGCAAGAACATGGAAATGACGTATACCCAAAGCGTGAGAATTTTCGTGAACAGTGCTGAACTCACATCAAAAGCTTGTTGTAACTGAATAACTTCTGATGTGAGGCTATTGATGATTTCTCCAGAACGTTTTTTAGCAAAGTAACTAATTCGCAGCGAAATTAGCTGTTCAAAGAGGAGATGTCGTAACCGATACGCCAAACTTGATGCTGAGATGCGAGTATACAGCTTTCCTAAGTAGTTGAACCCTAAGCGCAAGAAAGTGGTTAAGAGAATAAGACCGGATATGCGAAAGAGACGCTCATTAACGGGAGCATTAACTCCTAATATGACAGTATCAATCCAGTCTATTCCTGTTTGAAACTGTGCAGCATCAGGATGAGTCAAACTTTGTAAAAAAGTCAGAATAAAACCAATGCCAAAACCTTCAAAAGCTGCTCCTAAAATTGTAAAGACAACTGCAAAGATGGCAGCTTTACCAAAAAACTTAAACTCTTTGAATAAAAAAGAGTTATCTTGCCAAAAGCTAGTAGTTTGGAGTAGGCGGCGAATTGGTACAGGGATTTTAACAGGCATAAATAATTTCTGGGCTATAAATCAATTTGCGGCTTAAACTGAGGCGAGAAGCTAACAGTTGCTGCGCATACCGATGACACGAGCAGGGACACCTACAGCGATCGCATCGTCGGGAATATCTTGTGTCACAACAGCACCTGCACCGACTACCGCACCTTTACCGATGCGTACGCCGTCTAAGACAATGACACCAAAACCTAACCACGCATGATCTTCGACGACGATACCACCTTTGGTTTGCAGGGGTTGTTTACTAATGAGTTCGCCAGATGCTATTCCATGATCGTAAGGATAAAAAGCACAGTTAGGGGCGATTTGAACGCCACGCCCAATTTGAATCGGGGCTTTGTAGGCAGAAATTTGACAGCGGGGCTGAATGTGAGTATCAGAACCAATCTTAAGGCTACCGCCTTCACCAGTTTGAATACAAGTATCACCATACAAATGAACGCGCTCAGCCA from Chroogloeocystis siderophila 5.2 s.c.1 carries:
- a CDS encoding alpha/beta hydrolase; amino-acid sequence: MIFLVFINFWRIKQQLIRRWLNIPRGIVHLRNVEFTRGQEYQLKMDILHPTKLPKQPMPVIVWIHGGAWREGNKEQGLKRLVAFARQGFFCATIEYRLSHEAIFPAQIEDCKCAIRFLRAHAQQFHLDPQRVGVWGVSAGGHLAALVGTTQDIPELEGHGGWEEYSSSVQAVCDWYGPTDFLKINDFPRKVDFTSEASPEAALIGGVIEANPEKAAKANPITYINPTNPPFFIIHGENDLLVPLNQSQLLFDALTKVGVEASLEIVKGAGHGDQKFDSPILLKKVENFFKNHLFTW
- the hepA gene encoding heterocyst formation ABC transporter subunit HepA codes for the protein MPVKIPVPIRRLLQTTSFWQDNSFLFKEFKFFGKAAIFAVVFTILGAAFEGFGIGFILTFLQSLTHPDAAQFQTGIDWIDTVILGVNAPVNERLFRISGLILLTTFLRLGFNYLGKLYTRISASSLAYRLRHLLFEQLISLRISYFAKKRSGEIINSLTSEVIQLQQAFDVSSALFTKILTLWVYVISMFLLSWELTLVSGMLFSLLSVGISTLLGRIREASFARSKASGGYTSVALELVNGIRTVHAFAAQDYERKRFYHANRNLLNATLQSISAQALVEPLREGIATTILIGMLVVAVTTLIPQGYLELASLLTFLFVLFRMMPTMRQIDSARVQMSSFHGSLRDIKQLLRKDDKAYTRNGKVEFTGLNRAIEYVAVDFSYDPNEPVLHNISLSIKKGEMTAFVGSSGAGKSTLADLIPRFYDPTAGQILIDGVDLREFEINSLRRKLAVVSQDTFIFNTSVRNNIAYALEDASEEEICEAARLANALDFIQDLPQGFDTQLGDRGVRLSGGQRQRIAIARALLRNPEILILDEATSALDSVSERLIQESLEKLAVGRTVIAIAHRLSTIVRANKVVVLEGGRIIEQGGYQELLSQRGKLWKYHQLQHKMSHVS
- a CDS encoding acyltransferase; translated protein: MSTATHDSSAMMRKQSQILSRFQKLWNSGGISGIASTAWSVFWMQFAGLNYLGRLATWIATWFAPPYYARRRLARFNTKGYIAPSATIYHSQLQLGKHIFIGDRVTIFEDKNSGCVDLAERVHLYGDTCIQTGEGGSLKIGSDTHIQPRCQISAYKAPIQIGRGVQIAPNCAFYPYDHGIASGELISKQPLQTKGGIVVEDHAWLGFGVIVLDGVRIGKGAVVGAGAVVTQDIPDDAIAVGVPARVIGMRSNC